One window of Bacteroidales bacterium genomic DNA carries:
- a CDS encoding 4Fe-4S dicluster domain-containing protein, with product MSKLFDKLSKDIRFKDGLNACISCGVCTAICPAAAFYKYSPRLIMTTVQTKDEKKIDDLLNEDTVWYCGECMSCKTRCPRKNVPGLVIEALRSLSQELGHFTESEKGRQQFAIKRTVGEEILKYGYCVHPDAAIYEMHPEQGPVWEWYTENLSVMVDRLGGNYNKEGAGALRKMSEKTMDELNKIFDVSGGSERFENIEKYSKKKAKELGWEFKDEGIDNEYFTHTFCDNNNKHTK from the coding sequence ATGAGTAAATTATTTGATAAATTATCAAAAGATATAAGATTTAAAGACGGACTTAACGCATGTATAAGTTGTGGTGTCTGTACAGCCATATGCCCGGCTGCTGCATTTTATAAATATTCTCCAAGACTTATTATGACTACTGTACAAACAAAAGATGAAAAAAAAATAGACGATCTTCTTAATGAAGATACGGTATGGTATTGTGGCGAATGTATGTCTTGTAAAACAAGATGTCCGCGTAAAAATGTACCGGGATTAGTAATTGAGGCATTGAGGTCACTTTCACAAGAGTTGGGACATTTTACTGAATCGGAAAAAGGAAGACAACAATTTGCTATTAAAAGAACTGTTGGTGAAGAAATATTAAAATATGGATATTGTGTTCATCCTGATGCAGCTATTTATGAAATGCATCCCGAACAAGGTCCTGTTTGGGAATGGTACACAGAAAATTTATCTGTTATGGTTGACAGATTAGGTGGAAATTATAATAAAGAAGGGGCAGGAGCTTTAAGAAAAATGTCTGAAAAAACCATGGATGAATTAAATAAAATATTCGATGTTAGTGGCGGTAGTGAAAGGTTTGAAAATATTGAAAAATATTCAAAGAAAAAAGCTAAAGAACTTGGATGGGAATTTAAAGATGAGGGCATTGATAATGAGTATTTTACACACACTTTTTGTGATAATAATAATAAACATACAAAGTAA
- a CDS encoding biotin--[acetyl-CoA-carboxylase] ligase yields MNIIGKKIINLQSVSSTNDYAKDLLLKQNIEEGIVINTYYQEKGRGHINNIWESKKDENLIFSFILFPEFLQIEKQFLLSKFVSLAIVDFLKSYTNNIKIKWPNDIYINNKKICGILIENSIIEDKISNSVVGIGLNINQTEFNKNIPNPTSLKLITGKNYKIETCLNELINFLNIRYQQLTKGKFDIIDENYINNLYKFSVIHIFKKGNKKFKAKIIGISETGQLIIEDKKGLQSLYSFKEISF; encoded by the coding sequence ATGAACATAATCGGAAAAAAAATAATTAATCTTCAATCAGTTTCTTCAACAAATGATTACGCTAAAGATCTTTTGCTGAAACAAAATATAGAAGAAGGTATCGTAATTAATACTTATTACCAGGAAAAAGGCAGAGGACATATAAATAATATTTGGGAAAGTAAAAAAGACGAAAATCTCATATTTAGTTTTATTTTATTTCCCGAATTTCTACAGATAGAAAAACAATTTTTGCTCTCAAAATTTGTTTCACTCGCAATTGTTGATTTTTTAAAATCATATACTAACAATATAAAAATTAAATGGCCGAATGATATATATATTAACAATAAAAAAATATGCGGCATATTAATAGAAAATTCAATTATCGAAGATAAGATAAGCAATTCAGTTGTTGGTATAGGATTAAATATTAACCAAACCGAATTTAATAAAAATATTCCAAATCCAACTTCATTAAAATTAATTACAGGCAAAAATTACAAAATTGAAACTTGTTTAAATGAATTGATTAATTTTCTGAATATTCGTTACCAACAATTAACAAAAGGAAAATTCGATATAATTGATGAAAATTACATAAACAATTTATATAAGTTTAGTGTTATTCATATATTTAAAAAAGGCAACAAAAAATTTAAAGCTAAAATTATTGGAATTTCAGAAACAGGACAGCTTATCATAGAAGATAAAAAAGGATTACAATCATTATATAGTTTTAAAGAAATATCTTTTTGA
- a CDS encoding (Fe-S)-binding protein — translation MKFDIFVLPFSVGFLILLIILFYKYFTWIKVLSSQEKKKIRKGLFSFKIFPVIKEIFTESLLHRRIFKVNPMLGYMHMSLAFGWFLLIVVGSVELNIFSQEKLKMFYEAIFFRFFYPDIEGARLHTTFVFIMDFLLLFVLTGVSLAYLKRFFSRLFGMKKATKHRPFDKIALTSLWLIFPLRLLAESFTSGIYNNGGFLTGSLGAFFAKYFILTDISYISWWAYSLSLGAFFVALPFSRYMHIPTEIILIALRKFGLYTDKEYTGFSEIEVNSCSSCGICIDKCQLSTSANINDVQSVYFIKSIRNNNIKNDVVYNCLLCGRCQEYCPVGVNTNSIRLSKRESFMINGNTSYEFINLPDIKKAKIAYFAGCMTHLTPGIKKSMKMIFEQAGENYTLLDDDGTVCCGRPLMLTGNYKQAEKLIEVNTQLIKNSNADILVTSCPICYKIFKEEYNLDIKILHHTEYLLSLVKENKINLIKSEQLFSYHDPCDLGRGSGVYDAPRELLQHIATLNKIDNEKENSLCCGGSLANLKISNEQKDTIRIDTLKILGKNNPDKIITSCPLCKKTLNINSEIQIEDIAETIAASIISSERKKTIEKEIPKNQLVEEGVFV, via the coding sequence ATGAAATTTGATATTTTTGTTTTACCATTTTCTGTAGGATTTTTAATATTACTTATTATCCTTTTTTATAAATATTTTACATGGATAAAAGTTCTAAGCAGTCAGGAAAAAAAGAAAATCAGAAAAGGATTATTTAGTTTTAAAATATTTCCGGTTATTAAAGAAATATTTACTGAAAGTCTCCTGCATAGAAGAATATTTAAAGTTAATCCAATGCTTGGTTATATGCACATGAGCCTTGCATTTGGATGGTTTTTGTTGATTGTTGTTGGTTCGGTTGAATTAAATATTTTCAGTCAGGAAAAATTAAAAATGTTTTATGAAGCAATATTTTTTAGATTTTTTTATCCTGATATCGAAGGAGCTAGACTTCATACAACTTTCGTATTTATAATGGATTTTCTATTGCTTTTTGTTCTTACGGGTGTGTCTTTAGCATACCTTAAAAGATTTTTTTCCCGATTGTTCGGAATGAAAAAAGCAACCAAACATCGTCCTTTCGACAAAATAGCCTTAACAAGTTTATGGTTAATATTCCCTTTAAGATTACTTGCAGAAAGTTTTACTTCAGGTATTTATAATAATGGTGGTTTTCTTACAGGCAGTTTAGGTGCATTTTTTGCAAAATATTTTATTCTTACGGATATTTCATATATCTCATGGTGGGCATATTCATTATCACTTGGTGCATTTTTTGTTGCTTTGCCTTTTTCACGATATATGCATATCCCTACTGAAATAATTTTAATTGCACTTAGAAAATTTGGTTTATATACTGATAAGGAATATACAGGTTTTTCTGAAATAGAGGTAAATTCATGTTCAAGTTGTGGAATATGTATAGACAAATGTCAACTTAGTACATCAGCAAATATTAATGATGTTCAATCGGTTTATTTCATAAAAAGTATTCGTAATAACAATATTAAAAATGATGTAGTTTATAATTGTTTACTATGCGGAAGATGTCAGGAATATTGTCCTGTAGGAGTTAATACTAATTCAATAAGGCTTTCAAAAAGGGAAAGTTTTATGATAAATGGTAATACATCCTATGAATTTATTAATCTTCCGGATATTAAAAAAGCTAAAATTGCTTATTTTGCAGGTTGTATGACACATTTAACCCCGGGAATTAAAAAATCAATGAAAATGATTTTTGAACAAGCCGGAGAAAATTATACATTACTTGATGATGATGGAACTGTTTGCTGTGGTCGTCCTTTAATGCTTACCGGCAACTATAAGCAGGCTGAAAAACTAATAGAAGTAAATACACAACTCATAAAAAATTCTAATGCAGATATATTAGTAACATCATGTCCTATTTGTTATAAAATATTTAAAGAAGAATATAATTTAGATATTAAAATTTTACATCATACTGAATATTTATTAAGCTTAGTTAAAGAAAATAAAATCAATCTTATTAAATCTGAACAATTATTTTCATATCACGATCCTTGTGATTTAGGCAGAGGTTCGGGTGTTTATGATGCACCAAGAGAACTATTGCAACATATAGCAACTTTAAATAAAATAGATAATGAAAAAGAAAATAGCCTATGTTGTGGGGGTAGTTTGGCGAACTTAAAAATTAGTAATGAACAAAAAGATACCATAAGGATTGATACATTAAAAATATTAGGCAAAAACAATCCTGATAAAATTATAACATCATGCCCTTTATGTAAAAAAACACTAAATATTAATTCAGAAATTCAAATCGAAGATATTGCTGAAACTATTGCAGCTTCAATTATTTCTTCAGAAAGAAAAAAAACAATAGAAAAAGAGATACCTAAAAATCAGTTAGTTGAAGAAGGTGTATTTGTTTAA
- a CDS encoding 4Fe-4S dicluster domain-containing protein: MVDFGFSVLKTRQIDYDKTDRKVIKYVEENEPTLRYCMVCGACTATCSVGMFTDFNIRKINILLRWGEIEEIKHEIKKCMLCGKCQLVCPRGVNTRNVILVINKAIEKFENNEI, encoded by the coding sequence ATGGTTGATTTTGGTTTTTCTGTATTAAAAACTAGGCAAATAGATTATGACAAAACCGACAGAAAAGTCATAAAATATGTCGAGGAAAATGAACCAACATTAAGATATTGTATGGTTTGTGGTGCATGCACAGCAACATGCAGTGTCGGTATGTTTACTGATTTCAATATCAGGAAAATAAATATTTTACTTAGATGGGGAGAAATTGAAGAGATAAAACATGAAATAAAAAAATGTATGCTTTGTGGAAAATGTCAATTAGTTTGTCCAAGAGGTGTAAATACGAGGAATGTAATTTTGGTTATAAATAAGGCAATCGAAAAATTTGAAAATAATGAAATTTGA
- a CDS encoding sulfate adenylyltransferase subunit 2, which translates to MTDKLHINELENEAICIMREVAAQFEKPVLLFSGGKDSITLVRLAQKAFYPAKIPFPLMHIDTGHNFPETIEFRDKLVKELGVELIVRKVQDSIDQGKVKEETGRYSSRNTLQTTTLLDAIEELKLDACIGGARRDEEKARAKERIFSVRDDFGQWDEKNQRPELCDMLNGQIELGQNVRVFPISNWTELDVWSYIERENLEIPSIYFSHKREIFMRDGMIWSASEHVYREEDELVEEKAVRFRTVGDMSCTAAVSSNAITISEVVAEIRGSTISERGARIDDKRSEAAMEKRKQQGYF; encoded by the coding sequence ATGACAGATAAATTACATATTAACGAACTGGAAAACGAAGCAATTTGTATTATGAGAGAAGTTGCTGCACAGTTCGAAAAACCAGTATTGTTATTTTCCGGGGGTAAAGATTCCATTACCTTAGTGAGATTGGCACAAAAAGCATTTTACCCTGCTAAAATTCCTTTTCCGTTAATGCATATTGATACAGGACATAATTTTCCTGAAACAATAGAGTTTCGTGATAAATTAGTGAAGGAATTAGGTGTAGAGTTAATTGTTCGTAAAGTACAGGATAGCATAGATCAAGGTAAAGTAAAAGAAGAAACAGGAAGGTATTCAAGCCGAAACACATTACAAACAACCACGCTTTTAGATGCTATTGAAGAACTTAAATTAGATGCTTGTATTGGTGGAGCTCGTAGAGATGAAGAAAAAGCCAGAGCTAAAGAACGTATTTTTTCAGTGCGAGACGATTTTGGTCAATGGGATGAAAAAAATCAGCGTCCTGAGTTATGCGATATGTTAAACGGACAAATCGAATTAGGTCAAAATGTACGTGTTTTTCCAATTTCTAACTGGACAGAGTTAGATGTATGGAGCTATATTGAACGTGAAAACCTTGAAATTCCATCAATATATTTTTCACATAAACGCGAAATTTTTATGCGAGATGGTATGATTTGGTCTGCATCAGAACATGTATATCGTGAAGAAGACGAACTCGTTGAAGAAAAAGCAGTTCGTTTTAGAACTGTTGGAGATATGAGTTGTACTGCTGCTGTAAGTTCTAATGCAATAACAATCAGTGAAGTGGTAGCCGAAATTAGAGGGTCAACTATTTCTGAACGTGGAGCAAGAATTGATGATAAACGCTCAGAAGCAGCAATGGAAAAACGTAAACAACAAGGATATTTTTAA
- a CDS encoding CoB--CoM heterodisulfide reductase iron-sulfur subunit A family protein — protein MDKNKNKKIVVIGGGIAGMESSTYLTGIGYDVILIEKTDKLGGRVLEWEQLFPTRRLGKEVVDYLKKGIDLEKVKVKYNTDIKNIESNNKGFLITLSDNSVLEADSILIATGYDLFDARKKEEYGYGIYNNVITSAELEEIFLKDGELKAPDGKIPKRVGLVYCVGSRDAKVGNIYCSKVCCVTGVKQAIEIKEKLPDTEIFCFYMDLRMYGTQFEELYKESQEKWGVNYIRGRLSEASENADGSIKIKAEDTLAGRPIKMDVDMLVLMVGFIPSEGTTKIGKLLNLEFRENGFIKPMDPHTMNNVSSVQGVFLAGTCTAARTINNTIMDARSAAAKVVSYLEGFNSEKRNII, from the coding sequence ATGGATAAAAATAAAAATAAAAAAATAGTAGTTATTGGAGGCGGAATTGCAGGAATGGAATCTTCTACATACTTGACAGGTATAGGATATGATGTAATACTTATTGAAAAAACAGACAAATTAGGTGGACGTGTGCTTGAATGGGAACAATTATTCCCTACTCGTAGATTAGGCAAAGAAGTTGTTGATTATTTAAAAAAAGGTATTGATTTAGAGAAAGTAAAAGTTAAATATAATACAGATATTAAAAATATTGAATCAAATAACAAAGGATTTCTTATTACTCTTAGTGATAATAGTGTACTTGAAGCAGATTCAATACTTATTGCTACCGGATATGATCTTTTTGATGCAAGGAAAAAAGAAGAATATGGTTATGGAATTTATAATAATGTAATAACTTCTGCTGAACTTGAAGAAATATTCTTGAAAGATGGTGAACTCAAAGCTCCCGATGGAAAAATTCCTAAAAGAGTAGGATTAGTATATTGTGTAGGTTCAAGAGATGCAAAAGTCGGAAATATATATTGTTCTAAAGTTTGTTGTGTAACAGGTGTAAAACAAGCAATAGAAATAAAAGAAAAATTACCTGATACTGAAATATTTTGTTTTTACATGGATTTAAGAATGTATGGTACACAGTTTGAAGAATTATACAAAGAATCGCAAGAAAAATGGGGCGTAAACTACATACGGGGAAGATTATCAGAGGCATCTGAAAATGCAGACGGAAGTATTAAAATAAAAGCTGAAGATACTCTTGCTGGAAGACCTATTAAAATGGATGTGGATATGCTTGTCCTTATGGTTGGATTTATACCATCAGAAGGAACTACTAAAATTGGAAAACTCCTTAATCTTGAGTTTAGGGAAAATGGTTTTATTAAACCAATGGACCCTCATACAATGAACAATGTATCAAGTGTTCAGGGAGTTTTTCTCGCAGGTACATGTACAGCAGCAAGAACAATTAATAATACAATAATGGATGCCAGGTCAGCTGCTGCAAAAGTTGTTAGTTATTTAGAAGGTTTTAACAGCGAAAAAAGAAATATTATTTAA
- a CDS encoding DUF2061 domain-containing protein, with translation MIIDQFFISNRTNYKKGFEASKNLEKPIRSIVKTISWRIVGTIDTILISWFITDKVFIALTIGSIEIVTKMLLYFFHERSWNIIKWGKQ, from the coding sequence ATGATAATTGATCAATTTTTTATTTCAAATAGAACTAACTATAAAAAAGGTTTTGAAGCATCAAAAAACTTAGAAAAACCAATACGTAGTATAGTTAAAACAATAAGCTGGAGAATTGTAGGTACTATTGATACCATACTAATTTCCTGGTTTATTACTGATAAAGTTTTTATAGCATTAACAATTGGTTCAATAGAAATTGTTACTAAAATGTTATTATACTTTTTTCATGAAAGATCATGGAACATTATAAAATGGGGAAAACAATGA
- a CDS encoding response regulator transcription factor encodes MSKKINIIIVDDNKHYREALKSLLLSLGKEKINIINNASSGKEFINTINKTNTDIVFMDYEMPVMNGLEATRIALSNYPRLTIIALSLYDDTQYVDAMLEAGAKGYLLKNSDNNEIFMKIIKNHNEGKFFSKEINYQDLLS; translated from the coding sequence ATGAGTAAAAAAATCAATATAATTATTGTTGACGATAACAAACATTACAGAGAAGCACTAAAATCACTTTTACTATCTCTTGGTAAAGAAAAAATCAATATTATCAATAATGCATCAAGTGGCAAAGAATTTATTAATACAATTAATAAGACCAATACTGATATTGTTTTTATGGATTATGAAATGCCGGTAATGAATGGTCTTGAAGCAACAAGAATTGCTTTATCTAACTACCCTAGATTAACAATAATTGCATTATCATTATATGATGACACACAATATGTTGATGCTATGCTTGAAGCAGGAGCAAAAGGATATCTTTTAAAAAACAGTGATAATAATGAAATATTTATGAAAATTATTAAAAATCATAACGAAGGTAAATTTTTCTCAAAAGAAATTAATTACCAGGATTTATTATCATAA
- a CDS encoding phosphoadenosine phosphosulfate reductase family protein — MKKLNLEQINKELRDKSPEQIITWAIDFAEKPLVTTNFRPYEVAILHACTQVQNELKVIWCDTGYNTPNTYKHANELIKTLGLNIHLYVPKQTAAYRDTTMGIPQIDNPQHKIFTEQVKLEPFNRAMHEHKPDVWFTNLRKGQTVFRDSIGIVSKSKDGVIKVSPFYYWTDEELDNYLKEHKLPNEFKYFDPTKVLENRECGLHS; from the coding sequence ATGAAAAAATTAAATCTTGAACAAATAAATAAAGAGTTGCGAGATAAATCACCTGAGCAAATTATTACCTGGGCAATAGATTTTGCCGAAAAACCATTGGTAACAACAAACTTCAGACCTTATGAAGTTGCAATTTTACATGCCTGTACACAAGTACAAAACGAATTAAAAGTTATTTGGTGTGATACAGGTTATAATACACCTAATACATATAAGCATGCAAATGAATTGATAAAAACCTTAGGTTTAAATATACATTTATATGTGCCAAAACAAACAGCAGCATACAGAGATACAACAATGGGAATTCCACAAATTGATAATCCACAGCATAAAATATTTACTGAGCAAGTAAAGTTAGAGCCTTTTAATAGAGCTATGCACGAACATAAACCTGATGTTTGGTTTACCAATTTAAGAAAAGGGCAAACAGTTTTTAGGGATAGTATTGGTATTGTTTCAAAAAGTAAAGACGGAGTTATAAAAGTAAGTCCGTTTTATTATTGGACTGATGAGGAATTAGATAACTACTTAAAAGAACATAAACTTCCAAACGAGTTTAAATATTTTGATCCAACAAAAGTATTAGAAAATAGAGAATGTGGTTTACATTCATAA
- a CDS encoding response regulator transcription factor: MDEINIIIVDDHALFRNGLNLLLNNFENINILAEAENGLEFLNIIEKAKPDIVLIDIDMPVMDGIEATEKAIIKYPDLKLIALSMFGDEDYYYKMINAGVKGFLLKNSEIREVINAINTVYKGGTFFSQDLLINLVKNIKPLDSDSDTSFSLSERELEVLSLICQGFSNQEIGDKLFISKRTVDKHRSNLLSKTNSKNTANLVIYAIRNKLFKL; the protein is encoded by the coding sequence ATGGATGAAATAAACATAATAATTGTTGATGATCATGCTTTGTTTCGAAATGGTTTAAACTTATTATTAAATAATTTCGAAAACATTAATATTCTTGCCGAAGCTGAAAACGGATTAGAATTTCTCAATATAATTGAAAAAGCAAAACCGGATATAGTTTTAATTGATATAGACATGCCTGTAATGGACGGAATTGAAGCTACTGAAAAAGCAATTATAAAATATCCTGATCTTAAACTTATTGCTCTTTCAATGTTTGGCGATGAAGATTATTACTATAAAATGATAAATGCAGGTGTTAAAGGATTTTTATTAAAAAATTCTGAGATACGGGAAGTAATAAATGCTATTAATACTGTTTATAAAGGCGGAACTTTTTTCTCACAAGATCTTTTAATTAATCTTGTAAAAAATATTAAACCTTTAGACTCGGATAGTGACACATCATTTTCACTATCGGAAAGAGAACTGGAAGTTCTTTCATTAATCTGCCAGGGATTTTCTAATCAGGAAATTGGAGATAAATTATTCATTAGTAAACGAACTGTTGATAAACACAGGTCAAACTTATTGAGTAAAACCAATTCAAAAAATACTGCAAATCTTGTGATCTATGCAATAAGAAATAAGCTTTTCAAATTATAA
- a CDS encoding heterodisulfide reductase subunit B yields the protein MKIKGKQNIWKEYQKQIADDHYYFQRSCIRQSFFPGSEAAFLKILSKELGKDIFDDPEHTTCTGIGYHADIVPFETIMTVLARQFSLMTEAGYENIIISCVTSFGIYSEVLDTWEHHPDIEEQAREYLWKATKREFKKPKNMVHASDVIYKFRKEILEKAKYKLVNKLTGEPLKIVEHVGCHYSKMFPDMGVGGAEFPYVLEGMVKEWGGDIIDYPERRHCCGFGFRQYLVKANRGYSVANSKRKFESMESYKPDMIVANCPGCTMFLDKWQYTISELEGKTYDSDNQGIPVLTYEELAGLILGYDPWDLGLQIHQVSSESLLDKLGIEYDPEAKYKAADGTDIGMPKMPKLLTV from the coding sequence ATGAAAATAAAAGGAAAACAAAATATTTGGAAAGAATATCAAAAACAAATTGCCGATGATCATTATTATTTTCAAAGAAGTTGCATAAGACAATCTTTTTTCCCGGGATCAGAAGCAGCTTTTTTAAAAATTTTAAGTAAAGAATTAGGAAAAGATATATTTGATGATCCTGAACATACTACATGTACAGGAATAGGATATCATGCTGATATTGTACCTTTCGAAACCATTATGACAGTTTTGGCACGTCAATTTTCTCTTATGACTGAAGCTGGTTACGAAAATATTATTATTTCATGTGTAACCTCTTTTGGTATTTATTCTGAAGTTCTTGATACATGGGAACATCACCCTGATATTGAAGAACAAGCCAGAGAATACTTATGGAAAGCAACAAAAAGGGAATTTAAAAAACCAAAAAATATGGTTCATGCAAGTGATGTTATTTATAAATTCAGAAAGGAAATATTAGAAAAAGCAAAATATAAATTGGTAAATAAATTAACAGGAGAACCATTAAAAATTGTTGAACACGTTGGTTGTCATTATTCTAAAATGTTTCCTGATATGGGAGTAGGAGGCGCTGAATTTCCATATGTACTCGAAGGAATGGTTAAGGAATGGGGAGGAGATATAATTGATTATCCTGAAAGAAGACACTGTTGCGGGTTTGGTTTCAGACAATATTTAGTAAAAGCTAACAGGGGATATTCAGTAGCAAATTCAAAAAGGAAATTTGAATCTATGGAATCATACAAACCTGATATGATTGTTGCTAATTGCCCTGGGTGTACTATGTTTCTTGATAAATGGCAATATACAATTAGTGAGCTTGAAGGCAAAACTTATGACTCTGATAATCAGGGGATTCCTGTATTAACTTATGAAGAACTTGCAGGCTTAATTTTAGGTTACGATCCATGGGATTTAGGTTTGCAAATTCATCAGGTTTCATCAGAATCTTTACTTGATAAATTAGGAATAGAATATGATCCGGAAGCAAAATATAAAGCTGCTGATGGAACAGACATAGGTATGCCAAAAATGCCAAAATTGCTTACAGTCTGA